Part of the Desulfovibrio desulfuricans genome, GTAACATTGGTCGCACTTAACGGCGACGGTGCGGCGGCCCACATTCCAGGCCAGAAAAGGCGGCATGGAGTAATTGCTGCCCGGAGCGTCGGCCAGTTCTTCTTCCGGCACGTAATGCTCGTACACTTCCGGGTGCCCGGCTGGCCTGTCGGCAGCGGGGGTGATGGCCCCGAAAGGACAGGCCAGGCCGCACAGTTTGCAACCGATGCAGTTGCTTTCGTTGATGTGCACTGAATGCCCCGTGGCTGTGATGGCGTTCACCGGGCAGACTTTGGCGCAGGGCATGTCTTCGCAATGGCGGCAACTCACAGGCGCTGTGCCGTTGCCGTAGCGCATGACCTCAAGCCGGGGCCTGCTGAGCAGCCCCTGCTGCTCATGCGCCAGCGAACATGCCGCCATGCAGGTATTGCAGCCGATGCACTTGACCGGATCCGCAAAAATGAAATGGTTCATAACCTTCCTCGTTACGCAAGGGATCGTGATAATGGCCCTTGTTGAGCAGAATACGTGCCATTATGCACAAACCGAGTATTCATGCGCATTTTGGGGAATATCTCTGCCCGCTGTCCGTGCGGCGGGGTATCCATAAAGCCGTGTTCGACACTTTTGACGAAGGGCTTCGACAGCTTCGACATTTTAGCCGATGGTCGGGGACTCTTTTTGCGGCGCAGGTTTGGTGGCAGTCTGATGGTCATCGTGACCGTGCTTCAGGTAGATGAGCCAGTGGAACAGACCCACAAAAACGCCGCCGCCAAGGATGTTGCCAAGCGTCACAGGAATGAGATTCTTGAAGATGAAGTTCTGCCAGTTCAGCACAGAGGCGATGTGCGCGGGATCGGCCAGCTTGGCGGCCACTTCGGGCGGCATCATGTTGTTGCAGAGAATGCCGATGGGAATCATGAACATGTTCGCCACGCTGTGTTCAAAGCCGCAGGCGATGAAAAGACCCACAGGGAACAGACAGGCGATCATTTTGTCGAACAGCGAGCGCCCGGCGTAGCTCATCCACACGCCCAGGCAGACCATCAGGTTGCACATGGCCCCCAGAAAAACCGCTTCAATAAAGGTGTGAGTAAGTTTGTGCTCTGTGGTGTTGATGTAAAAGACTGCAATGCTGCCGCCGTTTTCCCAAGGGTGGCCGCTCAAAAGGATCAGTGCGACCAGGATAAGGCTGCCCACAAAGTTGCCAGCGTAAACCACGCCCCAGTTGGAGAACATCTGTCCCCAGGTGATTTTGCCGCTGGCACGGGGAATAAGCGTCATGGTTGTGGAGGTGAAGAGATCTGCACCCAGCACAATAACCAGCATGAGGCCCAGGCTGAACACCAGCCCGCCAACAATTTTGCCCGCCCCGGTCGCGTTGGCTATGGCGCAATACACAAAACCCAGCCCGATAAACACACCTGCCATGACGGCAAGCAAAAAAGCTTTGCGCGCGGGCTTGAGCGCCTTGCCCTCCATGACAGCGGCCGCCTTGTCGCACATCTGATACGGGTTCAGCGCTTCGAAGGAGGAAGAGTCAGCCATAGTATTCTCCTTTGCATGGTAAATTGTTGAGCTTGGGAATTTTTACACATATTGCAAAGTAGGTGCCAAATAAAATAAATACATTTTGGGTAGTTATGATAATATTTTTGACATGCAATTTTGAGCGAATGTGTCGAAGCGCACAAATGAGATCCGGATCAATTATATGCATAGTAAAACATACAAAAATAGTATGTAATTGTGTAAAACACCGAAGTTACGAAGGTGGGAGATATGGTCGCGCCAAAGTATGCGCTGCTGTTTCAGGCAGAAGCTCTGAGAGTATCGTGAATTTTTACGCAATCTGCGTATGCTTGGATTTTGGTGAAGCGTCTCACATCTGTGCAAAGGCAGCTTGCGAAGAAGGTAATTGGGACGACTTAAAAGCGGAAAGGTTTGAGGGGGAAATTGCCCTCTGCTCGGTGAACGCAGAATGGTAGATTCATGTTACGACAGGCAGTCGAGGTGGGAATCTGACTGAATTTGCGGGCTGCAACCATTCATCATAGTTGCGCATTCGATCTGTCGCCAACCCTGACTGTGGAATGACTTAAGCCATCGATACGCGTACTGCAGGCAACATTCCGTAAGCGTTTACTGAAGAAAAATGGCAGGGAACCGACCCAAAAACAGAAGGGAAACAGCTTTTGCGTGGCGGGAGTTACTTGGATGCAAAGCCTGATTTGCTGGCGCCTGATCTGCGCAGGGAGGCAGGGTGTTTTGGCGGTAGTCTTGAAGGTTACTGAGCCTGACAGATATCAGGGCAAGGGCAAAACGGCCTGAGCGCCATGTCAAAGCAATAAAAAAGGCGGAACCCTAAGGTTCCGCCTCAAAAGCACGGTATAAAACCGAACTTACTTCACTTCGACGGTGGCGCCAGCTTCGGTCAGCTGCTTCTTGGCTTCTTCAGCTTCTTCCTTGGACACGCCTTCCTTCAGGGTAGCGGGGGCGCCGTCAACCTTTTCCTTGGCTTCCTTGAGGCCCAGGCTGGTCAGAGCGCGCACAACCTTGATGACGCCGATCTTGTTGGCGCCAGCTTCCTTCAGGATAACGTCGAACTCGGTCTTTTCTTCAGCGGCTTCAGCAGCGGCAGCGGGGGCAGCCATCATCATGGCGGCGGCAGGCGCAGCGGCGGAAACGCCGAACTTTTCTTCGAGTTCCTTGATGAACTCAGAAAGTTCGAGAACGGTCATATTGGAGATAAATTCAACAACTTCTTCTTTGGTAACGGCCATGATAAGTCTCCTGATCTTTGGCTTTAGTGCAAATAATTCGATGGTTGCTTGCTATGCGGCGTTGGATTTCTGATCTTCGATACCCTTGAGGGCATAAAGCAGACCACGCACCACGTTGGCGAACAGCGAAACAAAGTTGGTGGGCACGGCGTTCATGGTGCCGAGCAACTGACCGAGGAGCTGTTCCCTTCCGGGCAGCTTGGCCAGTGCGTCAATCTGGGCGGCATCCATAGCCTTGCCGTCCAGGCTGGCGCAGCGAAGCTCAAAGAGCTTGCTTTGCTTGGCAAAATCGCTGAGCGCCTTGGCCACCGCCACGGGGTCATCGAACCCAAAGGCTACGCCGCAGTTATCATGGAACTTGTCCTTGATAGCGTTGTGCGTACCGTCGGTCAGAGCAATACGGGCAAGCGTGTTTTTAACGACGAGATATTCGCCGCCTGCATTACGCAGAGAAACGCGCAGGTTCGTCAGCTCTTCCACCGTCATGCCCTTGAAGTCCGTGATAACCGCAAAAGAAGCCTTGTCGGCGCGGGCCTTAACGGCTTCAATAATTACGGCTTTTCCAGACCTGTTCACGTGATACCTCTCACGTTCGGGGTTGCCAGGTGGAATGCCGAGCCAAAGAAGAAGTGTCTGGACAGGGTATTAAGAGCTTGCGCCCACCTGTCGTCTTCGACTCGAATTCCGTATCCTTAGACAGATTGTGGGCGCACTGACATACAGTGCGCCCACAGCCTTGAGAGCTTAGCCCTCAAGAAATTTTTTAACCTGAGTCATGTCAACCTTGAAGCCAGGGCCCATGGTGGTGGACACTGCCATGGAGAGCATGTAGCTGCCCTTGGCGGCGGAAGGCTTAAGGCGGTTCACGGCGTCAAGCAGGGCCTTGAGGTTGCCCAGAATCTTTTCGGGGCCAAAGGAAACCTTGCCAAGGGGAGCGTGCAGCACGCCAGCCTTGTCAACCTTGAAGTCCACGCGACCGGCCTTAAGTTCGGTAACGGCCTTGGTCACATCAAAGGTGACGGAGCCGGTCTTGGCGTTGGGCATAAGGCCACGGGGGCCAAGCACGCGACCGATCTGGCCCACAAGAGCCATAACGTCGGGGGTAGCCACGGCGGCGTCAAATTCGAGCCAGCCTTCCTTGACCTTGGCGACCAGATCTTCGGCACCCACAACATCCGCACCGGCTTCGCGGGCTTCCGCCTGCTTTTCGCCCTTACAGAACACGGCCACGCGAACGGTCTTGCCAAGCCCGTGGGGCAGGGTCACAGCGCCGCGAACCATCTGGTCGGAATATTTGGGGTCAACGCCGAGGCGCACGGCCACGTCAACAGTTTCGTCAAATTTGGCAAAGGAAGCGCCAAGCGATTTGCTGACGGCGTCTTCAATGCTGAAGCGTTCCTGAAGGTTGTTGCCTTCAAGCGCCTTGCGGAAATTCTTGCCATGTGTGGGCATGAGATAATCCTTTCGTTTTGCATCTCCTGCCGAACTTTGTCTTGCGCAAAGGCGGCAGTACAATTGATTTCAACGATGGCTGCCAAGCGTTTTAAAGCTACTGCAGCCGTAAGACCAGTGTGCCGTATATGCAACGAGCGCCCAAGGGCGCTCACGGCTTTAAAAGGGCCTTACTTAACGTCAATGCCCATGCTGCGAGCGGTACCAGCAATGGACTTCACCGCAGACTCAATGCTTGCAGCATTCAGATCGGGCAGCTTCAGCTTGGCGATTTCTTCAATCTGCGCCATGCTCAGGCTACCAACCTTGTTGCGGTTGGGTTCGCCGGAACCCTTTTCAATTTTGGCGGCTTTCATGATCAGCACCGAGGCCGGGGGGGTCTTGGTGATGAAGGTGAAAGAGCGGTCGGCGTACACGGTGATGACCACAGGAATGATCGTGCCCTTCTGTTCCATGGTGCGGGCATTGAATTCCTTGCAGAAACCCATGATGTTCAGGCCGTGCTGACCGAGGGCAGGACCAACCGGCGGCGAGGGGTTAGCCGCGCCAGCGGGGATCTGCAGTTTGATTTTGGCAACTTCTTTCTTGGCCATTTGAGTTATCCTTCATCGCTGCTCGCGCAGTTCAAGGCAAAGCCCTGTCGCGCGGGGGGCAAGTCATTAACCTTTGGATACCTGCACGAAATCCAGTTCCACAGGGGTCTGACGACCAAAAATGGAAACGGAAACGCGCAGTTTCCCCTTGTCGTAGTTGACGTCTTCCACAACGCCATTGAAGCCGCCAAACGGCCCTTCAATAACGCGTACTTCGTCGCCGCGGTCAAAGTTGAACTTGGGCCGTGGCGTTTCCTGGCGAGACTCCATCAGGGAGAGAATGCGCTGTGCTTCACTCTCACGCATTGGGGTAGGACGGTTTTTGCCGCCCACAAAGCCGGTGACCTTGGGGATGGACTGTACCAGATGCCAGGAAAGATCCGTCATGGTCATACGCACCATGACATACCCGGGATAGAACTTGCGCGTAGAGGTGCGCTGTTGTCCACCCTTGGTAGGTTCAATAACCTTTTCAGTGGGAACAACAACTTCCTCAATAAGCCCTTCATCCTGCCCGGTGCGGCGCAACTCGTTAATGGTCTTCTGCACACGCTGCTCGAAACCCGAGTAGGTGTGCACGATGTACCAGCGAGCCTTTTTGCAGAGCTCGGAAGTTTCGTCGATAACAGGGTCTTTCATATCGGCCTTCAGGACAATAGGGTCTTGATCAGGGAAGACAGACCAAAGTCCACCAGCCCCAGGATGACAGCCATCACGGCTACAAAGCCCAAAACGGCCAAGGTGGCTTTGCGCGTTTCCTGCAACGTAGGCCAGGTGACCTTGCGCAATTCGGCCTTGGCGTCCTCAACGTAGCGAGTAAACCGTACGACAGGGTTCGGGCCTTTGTCCGCCTTAAGGTCGGCAGCTTGAGCTTGTTTTTTTGCCATGGTGTAATCCGGAGATAAAAAATGGCAGGGCAGGAGGGATTCGAACCCCCAACATGCGGTTTTGGAGACCGCCGCTCTAGCCGTTAGAGCTACTGCCCTGCACACCGTCCGGGGGGCTTATCGCCCCCCGGCGGAAGTTTATTTTACCTGGTTTCGCGATGCACAGTGTGCTTCTTATCCCAGGGACAATACTTTTTCATTTCCAGCCGACCGGTAGTGTTTTTCTTGTTCTTCCGGGTGCTGTAGTTGCGGCGCTTGCACTCAGTGCAGGCCAGTATGATATTAACTCGCATATGCTACTCGATGATTTCGGTCACCACACCGGAGCCAACGGTGCGGCCGCCTTCGCGAATGGCGAAACGCAGGCCAGCTTCCATGGCGATGGGGGCGATGAGTTCAACGATGAACTGGGAGTTATCGCCAGGCATAACCATTTCCACGCCTTCGGGCAGGTTGATGATGCCGGTGATGTCAGTGGTACGGAAGTAGAACTGAGGACGGTAGCCAGAGAAGAACGGGGTATGACGGCCGCCTTCTTCCTTGGAGAGAACGTACACTTCAGCCTTGAACTTCTTGTGGGGCGTGATGCTCTTGGGAGCGGCAAGAACCTGGCCGCGTTCCACGTCGTCACGCTTGGTGCCGCGAAGCAGGGCGCCGATGTTGTCGCCAGCCTGACCCTGGTCAAGCAGCTTGCGGAACATTTCCACGCCGGTGCAGATGGTCTTCTGGGTGGGCTTGATGCCCACGATTTCCACTTCGTCGCTGACCTTCAGAATACCGCGTTCCACACGACCGGTAACAACGGTACCACGGCCGGAGATGGAGAACACGTCTTCGATGGGCATCAGGAAGGGCTTGTCGATGTCGCGTTCCGGTTCGGGAATGAAGTCGTCGCAAGCCTGCAGAAGGTCAAGAATGCACTTGGCTTCGGGCGCGTCGGGGTTATCGCATTCCAGAGCCTTAAGGGCGGAACCGCGGATAACCGGAACGTCATCACCGGGGAAGTCGTAGCTGGAGAGCAGTTCGCGAACTTCAAGTTCCACGAGTTCCAGCAGTTCTTCGTCGTCAACCAGATCGCACTTGTTCAGGAACACCACGAGCTGGGGCACGCCGACCTGACGGGCAAGCAGGATGTGCTCACGGGTCTGGGGCATGGGACCGTCAGTGGCGGCCACAACGATGATACCGCCGTCCATCTGGGCAGCGCCGGTGATCATGTTCTTGATGTAGTCGGCGTGGCCGGGGCAGTCAACGTGGGCGTAGTGACGGGTAGCGGTTTCGTATTCCACGTGTGCGGTGGAAATGGTGATGCCGCGTTCCTTTTCTTCGGGGGCCTTGTCGATTTCGTCATACGAAATGAACTTGCCCGAGCCCTTCAGGCCGGCGATCTTGGTGATGGCGGCGGTGAGGGTGGTCTTGCCATGGTCGATGTGGCCGATGGTGCCGATGTTTACATGGGGCTTTTTGCGTTCAAATTTTTCCTTGCCCATTGTACGTCTCCCTGGAGAAAAAAATGTTTGCGTTTTACCTGCGTTACTAAATTCGTTTTGAATTCGTAGAGCTGTAACGCCTGCTCCTCGCGTAACGGCTGCGGTAGTGGGAAGTTCCGTTGGGCGGCCCGCTATCCGCATTCAGTCCCTGGACACCAGGGAACGTGCATTGGCGGACAAGGTGACTGAGGGGGAGGCGGAATCAGGCAGGATTTTGGAGCGGGAAACGGGATTCGAACCCGCAACCCTCAGCTTGGAAGGCTGATGCTCTAGCCGTTGAGCTATTCCCGCACGCTACCGTAGTTCCCCGACAGGCGTCCTGTCTCCTACAGCCAAGGCAGTTTATTCAAACCAGCCACCAACCGTCCAGTATTTGGCGACGGAAAAGTGGTGGTGGAGGGGGGTGGATTTGAACCACCGAAGTCTTACGACGACAGATTTACAGTCTGTTCCCTTTGGCCACTCGGGAACCCCTCCACTCTTGCCGAAAAGTCGGAAAGTCCGATCTTCGTTCAGCTTCTTGTGGAGCTGGCGATGGGACTCGAACCCGCAACCTGCTGATTACAAATCAGCTGCTCTGCCAGTTGAGCTACGCCAGCGGCAACACAGCTTATTAGCGATTTTCATTCTGCTTTGCAAGCAAAAATTTCGCTTTGGCTCAAATTTTTTCAAATTATAGTGAGCCGTGCTGCTTTTTACCGTTTTTCGCGCCTTTGCGCGGAAACGATTTGGCCTTATAGCCCTTTCCTCGCCAATGTGCAACGGTTAAGTTGGGCAATGTCCCGTTTATTTTCAATTTTTTTGAAAATTCCCGTGGCAGCCAGCATTTCGCGCACGGCCTCCGCTTGGTTTGCGCCGTGCTCCAGCAAAACCCAACCGCCATTTTGCAATGCAAGCGCGGCTGCATCCACGGCTGCTTTAAGGTGGAGCAGGCCGTTGTTTTCAGAGAACAGGGCGCTGTGCGGCTCGTTGTGCAACACTTCATCCATAACCATGTGCCGCTCGGCATCAGCTATATATGGAGGGTTGCTCACAAGCAGACGCAGCGATTCCGGTTTGAGCGGCGGAGTACGCATGTCTGCGCGCAGCGCCGCAATTCTGCCATCTACACTATGCCGCACCGCATTCTGCGCGGCAACGGCAATGGCATTGGGGCAGATATCCAGCAGAATACCGCTCCAGCAGGGGCGCTCCGCCGCCAGGGTGATGCCGATGCAGCCTGTGCCGGTGCCCAGGTCTGCAAAGCTGAGGTGTTCTTCCGGCAGCAGCTCCAGAGCATTGTCTACAATGAGTTCTGTTTCCGGTCTGGGAATAAGGGTGTGCGGCGTAACCGTAAAGTCGCGGCCATAAAATTCCTTGCGCCCGATGATCTGGGCCAGAGGTTGCCCCGTGGCCCGGCAGGCCACCAGCGCTAGAAAATTATTCTCTTCTATGGCCGTCAGCTCCCGCCCCGCCTCC contains:
- a CDS encoding 4Fe-4S dicluster domain-containing protein, encoding MNHFIFADPVKCIGCNTCMAACSLAHEQQGLLSRPRLEVMRYGNGTAPVSCRHCEDMPCAKVCPVNAITATGHSVHINESNCIGCKLCGLACPFGAITPAADRPAGHPEVYEHYVPEEELADAPGSNYSMPPFLAWNVGRRTVAVKCDQCYFRSRPACVEACPTTALRLVDEKTLAELQNSKRVAALEQEKHGDDAAPAAITMSGVQHA
- the focA gene encoding formate transporter FocA, with amino-acid sequence MADSSSFEALNPYQMCDKAAAVMEGKALKPARKAFLLAVMAGVFIGLGFVYCAIANATGAGKIVGGLVFSLGLMLVIVLGADLFTSTTMTLIPRASGKITWGQMFSNWGVVYAGNFVGSLILVALILLSGHPWENGGSIAVFYINTTEHKLTHTFIEAVFLGAMCNLMVCLGVWMSYAGRSLFDKMIACLFPVGLFIACGFEHSVANMFMIPIGILCNNMMPPEVAAKLADPAHIASVLNWQNFIFKNLIPVTLGNILGGGVFVGLFHWLIYLKHGHDDHQTATKPAPQKESPTIG
- the rplL gene encoding 50S ribosomal protein L7/L12, which codes for MAVTKEEVVEFISNMTVLELSEFIKELEEKFGVSAAAPAAAMMMAAPAAAAEAAEEKTEFDVILKEAGANKIGVIKVVRALTSLGLKEAKEKVDGAPATLKEGVSKEEAEEAKKQLTEAGATVEVK
- the rplJ gene encoding 50S ribosomal protein L10, which codes for MNRSGKAVIIEAVKARADKASFAVITDFKGMTVEELTNLRVSLRNAGGEYLVVKNTLARIALTDGTHNAIKDKFHDNCGVAFGFDDPVAVAKALSDFAKQSKLFELRCASLDGKAMDAAQIDALAKLPGREQLLGQLLGTMNAVPTNFVSLFANVVRGLLYALKGIEDQKSNAA
- the rplA gene encoding 50S ribosomal protein L1, which gives rise to MPTHGKNFRKALEGNNLQERFSIEDAVSKSLGASFAKFDETVDVAVRLGVDPKYSDQMVRGAVTLPHGLGKTVRVAVFCKGEKQAEAREAGADVVGAEDLVAKVKEGWLEFDAAVATPDVMALVGQIGRVLGPRGLMPNAKTGSVTFDVTKAVTELKAGRVDFKVDKAGVLHAPLGKVSFGPEKILGNLKALLDAVNRLKPSAAKGSYMLSMAVSTTMGPGFKVDMTQVKKFLEG
- the rplK gene encoding 50S ribosomal protein L11, coding for MAKKEVAKIKLQIPAGAANPSPPVGPALGQHGLNIMGFCKEFNARTMEQKGTIIPVVITVYADRSFTFITKTPPASVLIMKAAKIEKGSGEPNRNKVGSLSMAQIEEIAKLKLPDLNAASIESAVKSIAGTARSMGIDVK
- the nusG gene encoding transcription termination/antitermination protein NusG, with protein sequence MKDPVIDETSELCKKARWYIVHTYSGFEQRVQKTINELRRTGQDEGLIEEVVVPTEKVIEPTKGGQQRTSTRKFYPGYVMVRMTMTDLSWHLVQSIPKVTGFVGGKNRPTPMRESEAQRILSLMESRQETPRPKFNFDRGDEVRVIEGPFGGFNGVVEDVNYDKGKLRVSVSIFGRQTPVELDFVQVSKG
- the secE gene encoding preprotein translocase subunit SecE; this translates as MAKKQAQAADLKADKGPNPVVRFTRYVEDAKAELRKVTWPTLQETRKATLAVLGFVAVMAVILGLVDFGLSSLIKTLLS
- the rpmG gene encoding 50S ribosomal protein L33, with protein sequence MRVNIILACTECKRRNYSTRKNKKNTTGRLEMKKYCPWDKKHTVHRETR
- the tuf gene encoding elongation factor Tu is translated as MGKEKFERKKPHVNIGTIGHIDHGKTTLTAAITKIAGLKGSGKFISYDEIDKAPEEKERGITISTAHVEYETATRHYAHVDCPGHADYIKNMITGAAQMDGGIIVVAATDGPMPQTREHILLARQVGVPQLVVFLNKCDLVDDEELLELVELEVRELLSSYDFPGDDVPVIRGSALKALECDNPDAPEAKCILDLLQACDDFIPEPERDIDKPFLMPIEDVFSISGRGTVVTGRVERGILKVSDEVEIVGIKPTQKTICTGVEMFRKLLDQGQAGDNIGALLRGTKRDDVERGQVLAAPKSITPHKKFKAEVYVLSKEEGGRHTPFFSGYRPQFYFRTTDITGIINLPEGVEMVMPGDNSQFIVELIAPIAMEAGLRFAIREGGRTVGSGVVTEIIE
- the prmC gene encoding peptide chain release factor N(5)-glutamine methyltransferase; protein product: MRLKQYIDEATEQLTKAGVDSPRLCAEVLARETLKGDPSGSARLFCILEAGRELTAIEENNFLALVACRATGQPLAQIIGRKEFYGRDFTVTPHTLIPRPETELIVDNALELLPEEHLSFADLGTGTGCIGITLAAERPCWSGILLDICPNAIAVAAQNAVRHSVDGRIAALRADMRTPPLKPESLRLLVSNPPYIADAERHMVMDEVLHNEPHSALFSENNGLLHLKAAVDAAALALQNGGWVLLEHGANQAEAVREMLAATGIFKKIENKRDIAQLNRCTLARKGL